One segment of Drosophila mauritiana strain mau12 chromosome 3R, ASM438214v1, whole genome shotgun sequence DNA contains the following:
- the LOC117144262 gene encoding glutamate [NMDA] receptor subunit 1, translating to MAVAGFVFCRPLFGLAIVLLVAPIDAAQRHTASDNPSTYNIGGVLSNSDSEEHFSTTIKHLNFDQQYVPRKVTYYDKTIRMDKNPIKTVFNVCDKLIENRVYAVVVSHEQTSGDLSPAAVSYTSGFYSIPVIGISSRDAAFSDKNIHVSFLRTVPPYYHQADVWLEMLSHFAYTKVIIIHSSDTDGRAILGRFQTTSQTYYDDVDVRATVELIVEFEPKLESFTEHLIDMKTAQSRVYLMYASTEDAQVIFRDAGEYNMTGEGHVWIVTEQALFSNNTPDGVLGLQLEHAHSDKGHIRDSVYVLASAIKEMISNETIAEAPKDCGDSAVNWESGKRLFQYLKSRNITGETGQVAFDDNGDRIYAGYDVINIREQQKKHVVGKFSYDSMRAKMRMRINDSEIIWPGKQRRKPEGIMIPTHLKLLTIEEKPFVYVRRMGDDEFRCEPDERPCPLFNNSDATANEFCCRGYCIDLLIELSKRINFTYDLALSPDGQFGHYILRNSTGAMTLRKEWTGLIGELVNERADMIVAPLTINPERAEYIEFSKPFKYQGITILEKKPSRSSTLVSFLQPFSNTLWILVMVSVHVVALVLYLLDRFSPFGRFKLSHSDSNEEKALNLSSAVWFAWGVLLNSGIGEGTPRSFSARVLGMVWAGFAMIIVASYTANLAAFLVLERPKTKLSGINDARLRNTMENLTCATVKGSSVDMYFRRQVELSNMYRTMEANNYATAEQAIQDVKKGKLMAFIWDSSRLEYEASKDCELVTAGELFGRSGYGIGLQKGSPWTDAVTLAILEFHESGFMEKLDKQWIFHGHVQQNCELFEKTPNTLGLKNMAGVFILVGVGIAGGVGLIIIEVIYKKHQVKKQKRLDIARHAADKWRGTIEKRKTIRASLAMQRQYNVGLNSTHAPGTISLAVDKRRYPRLGQRLGPERAWPGDAADVLRIRRPYELGKPGQSPKVMAANQPGMPMPMLGKTRPQQSVLPPRYSPGYTSDVSHLVV from the exons ATGGCTGTGGCTGGGTTTGTTTTTTGCCGGCCATTGTTCGGGCTCGCAATTGTTCTCCTGGTGGCGCCAATTGATGCCGCCCAGAGGCACACTGCCTCGGATAATCCCTCGACGTACAACATTGGCGGCGTACTGAGCAATTCCGACAGCGAGGAGCACTTCAGCACCACAATAAAG CACCTCAACTTCGATCAGCAGTATGTGCCGCGCAAGGTCACCTACTACGACAAGACCATCCGCATGGACAAGAATCCCATCAAGACGGTCTTCAATGTGTGCGACAAGCTCATCGAGAATCGG GTGTACGCCGTAGTCGTTTCGCACGAGCAAACCTCAGGTGATTTGTCGCCGGCGGCCGTGAGTTATACAAGCGGATTCTATTCGATTCCCGTCATTGGCATCTCCTCGCGGGACGCGGCCTTCTCCGACAAGAACATCCACGTCTCCTTCCTGCGGACGGTGCCGCCGTACTACCACCAGGCGGATGTCTGGCTGGAGATGCTCAGCCACTTTGCCTACACGAAG GTAATCATCATCCACAGCTCCGACACGGATGGCCGGGCCATCCTGGGTCGCTTTCAGACCACATCGCAGACCTACTACGACGACGTGGATGTGCGCGCCACCGTGGAGCTGATTGTCGAGTTCGAGCCCAAGCTGGAGAGCTTCACCGAGCACCTCATCGACATGAAGACCGCCCAGTCCAGGGTCTACCTCATGTACGCCAG CACGGAGGACGCCCAAGTAATCTTCCGCGATGCGGGCGAGTACAACATGACCGGTGAGGGTCACGTGTGGATTGTGACGGAGCAGGCGCTGTTCTCCAACAACACTCCGGACGGAGTGCTCGGTCTCCAGCTGGAGCACGCACACAGTGACAAGGGGCACATCAGG GACAGCGTTTACGTTTTGGCGTCGGCCATCAAGGAAATGATTTCCAACGAGACCATTGCCGAGGCTCCCAAGGATTGCGGCGATTCGGCCGTTAACTGGGAATCGG GCAAGCGACTGTTCCAGTACCTCAAAAGCCGTAATATCACCGGCGAAACGGGTCAGGTGGCCTTCGATGACAATGGTGACCGAATCTACGCCGGCTACGATGTGATCAACATTCGGGAGCAGCAGAAGAAGCACGTGGTTGGAAAGTTCAGCTATGACAGC ATGCGGGCCAAGATGCGGATGAGGATCAACGACAGCGAGATCATTTGGCCGGGAAAGCAACGTCGCAAGCCCGAGGGCATCATGATTCCCACCCACCTGAAGCTGCTGACCATCGAGGAGAAGCCCTTCGTCTACGTGCGGCGCATGGGCGACGATGAGTTCCGCTGTGAGCCGGATGAGCGTCCGTGTCCGCTGTTCAACAACTCGGATGCCACAG CCAACGAGTTCTGCTGCCGCGGCTACTGCATCGACCTGCTGATCGAGCTGTCCAAGCGGATCAACTTCACCTACGACCTGGCCCTCTCGCCGGATGGCCAGTTCGGGCACTACATCCTGCGGAACAGCACGGGAGCGATGACGCTGCGCAAGGAGTGGACGGGCCTCATCGGGGAGCTGGTCAACGAACGTGCCGA CATGATCGTGGCACCACTAACCATCAATCCGGAGCGTGCCGAGTACATTGAATTCTCGAAGCCATTCAAATACCAAGGCATTACAATACTCGAGAAGAAACCGTCACGATCGAGTACTCTCGTGTCTTTCTTGCAGCCGTTTAGTAACACGCTATGGATCTTGGTAATGGTGTCGGTCCATGTTGTGGCGCTCGTGCTCTACCTGCTGGACAG ATTCTCGCCGTTCGGACGCTTCAAGCTCTCGCACTCGGACAGCAACGAGGAGAAGGCCCTCAATCTCAGCTCCGCGGTGTGGTTCGCCTGGGGAGTCCTGCTGAACAGCGGGATTGGCGAGGGCACGCCCCGGAGCTTCTCCGCCCGGGTGCTGGGCATGGTCTGGGCAGGATTTGCTATGATCATCGTCGCCTCGTACACCGCCAACCTGGCCGCCTTCCTCGTGCTGGAGCGGCCCAAGACCAAGTTGAGCGGCATCAACGACGCCCGGCTGCGGAACACCATGGAGAACCTGACCTGCGCCACCGTCAAGGGCTCCTCCGTGGACATGTACTTCCGTCGCCAGGTGGAGCTCTCCAACATGTACCGCACCATGGAGGCGAACAACTACGCCACCGCCGAGCAGGCCATCCAGGATGTGAAGAAGGG CAAGCTCATGGCCTTCATCTGGGACTCATCTCGGCTGGAGTACGAGGCCTCCAAGGATTGCGAACTGGTTACTGCCGGAGAGCTGTTCGGACGCAGTGGGTACGGAATTGGACTGCAAAAGGGTTCGCCCTGGACGGATGCGGTCACGCTGGCCATCTTGGAGTTCCACGAAA GCGGTTTCATGGAAAAACTGGACAAGCAGTGGATCTTCCACGGACACGTCCAGCAGAACTGCGAGCTCTTCGAGAAGACGCCCAACACTCTGGGGCTTAAAAACATGGCGGGAGTGTTCATACTGGTGGGTGTGGGCATTGCCGGCGGCGTGGGCCTGATCATCATCGAGGTCATCTACAAGAAGCACCAGGTGAAGAAGCAGAAGCGCCTGGACATTGCCCGACATGCGGCGGACAAGTGGCGGGGCACCATAGAG AAACGAAAGACTATTCGTGCCTCGCTGGCGATGCAGCGACAGTACAACGTGGGCCTGAACTCCACCCATGCCCCGGGCACCATCAGTCTGGCAGTGGACAAGCGCCGGTATCCTCGCCTCGGTCAGCGACTGGGACCGGAGAGAGCCTGGCCAGGAGACGCCGCCGACGTTCTGCGCATCCGTCGGCCCTACGAACTGGGCAAGCCTGGCCAGAGTCCGAAGGTGATGGCCGCCAACCAGCCGGgaatgcccatgcccatgctgGGCAAGACACGGCCCCAGCAGAGTGTCCTGCCACCTCGCTACTCGCCCGGATACACCAGCGATGTGTCGCACCTGGTCGTCTAA